In one Podarcis muralis chromosome 7, rPodMur119.hap1.1, whole genome shotgun sequence genomic region, the following are encoded:
- the FBXO2 gene encoding F-box only protein 2 — METLPEPLLVQIFASLPAVELVLVCRLVCSQWKNLIDGAALWLLKCQQEGFAGEDAEEESADSWQTLYFLNKRKRNLIKNPDGEEGLEHWQDVENGGDGWAIEDLPGNFGQEFPSEDVHKYFVSSFEWCCKSQVIDLRAEGYWEELMDTTQPKIVVKDWYAARCDAGCLYNLKVQLLSSTEEVLAEFVSDTIAVPQGNEGEWTEITHTFADYGPGVCFVRFEHGGQDTVYWKGWYGARVTHSSVTVEP, encoded by the exons ATGGAGACCCTCCCAGAGCCTCTTCTGGTCCAGATCTTCGCATCCCTCCCTGCGGTGGAACTGGTCTTAGTGTGTCGCCTCGTCTGCTCCCAGTGGAAAAACCTGATTGACGGAGCTGCCCTCTGGTTGTTGAAATGCCAGCAGGAGGGTTTCGCCGGGGAAGATGCAGAAGAGGAAAGCGCCGACAGCTGGCAGACGCTCTATTTCCTGAATAAGAGGAAGCGGAATTTAATCAAGAACCCGGACGGCGAAG AGGGTCTTGAACATTGGCAGGATGTGGAAAATGGAGGTGACGGCTGGGCAATTGAGGACCTGCCTGGAAATTTTGGGCAAGAATTCCCCAGCGAGGATGTCCATAAATACTTTGTCTCGTCTTTTGA gTGGTGCTGTAAGTCGCAAGTCATTGATCTTCGCGCCGAAGGATACTGGGAGGAGCTTATGGACACCACCCAGCCTAAAATTGTGGTGAAAGACTG GTATGCGGCCCGGTGTGACGCTGGCTGCCTCTACAACTTGAAAGTGCAGCTCCTGTCTTCAACCGAGGAGGTGCTGGCTGAGTTTGTGAGCGATACCATTGCCGTCCCGCAAGGCAACGAGGGCGAATGGACCGAG ATCACCCACACCTTTGCCGACTACGGTCCCGGGGTCTGCTTCGTTCGCTTCGAACACGGCGGTCAGGACACCGTCTACTGGAAGGGCTGGTACGGCGCAAGGGTGACACACAGCAGCGTGACTGTGGAGCCGTAG